The Odocoileus virginianus isolate 20LAN1187 ecotype Illinois chromosome 12, Ovbor_1.2, whole genome shotgun sequence genome has a segment encoding these proteins:
- the TMEM191C gene encoding transmembrane protein 191C isoform X4 produces the protein MAEAQELLLQLQKDNRDGRLRKQELEELLRGLEAESESLTARLRDLSERERGCGRLLPPPGVRAPRGGGRCADAALAAEPQFPLRSLQRRRSQAERALRGEAREAARERADRARGLLEAAEQRQRDLEQQNRQLQEQWEELSSQLFYYGGEQLSQQRAEQQLGTQLAALQKQLELVEAKHTMQAETLRQSARRMEEAWASFQEQSGVLQELQGKVMEAAAALDSSRGGPEPCDSQPRRGQDCAGSLMEEVAKADCDKQLFGLGAAGFRGPQGPALSSGGDKSGPGGRLSVWHLYGRRLCQASAALGTPCSERGAPP, from the exons ATGGCCGAGGCGcaggagctgctgctgcagctgcagaAGGACAACCGCGACGGGAGGCTGCGGAAGCAGGAGCTGGAGGAGCTACTGCGCGGGCTGGAGGCCGAGAGCGAGAGCCTCACCGCTCGCCTGCGGGACCTGAGCGAGCGCGAGCGCGGGTGCGGGCGGCTCCTCCCCCCGCCCGGCGTGCGGGCACCGCGAGGGGGCGGGCGGTGTGCGGACGCGGCCTTGGCcgcggagcctcagtttcccctccgcAGCCTGCAGCGTCGGCGAAGCCAGGCGGAGCGGGCCCTGCGTGGGGAGGCGCGCGAGGCGGCGCGGGAGCGCGCGGACCGGGCGCGCGGGCTGCTGGAGGCGGCGGAGCAGCGCCAGCGGGACCTG GAGCAGCAGAACCGACAGCTGCAAGAGCAGTGGGAGGAGCTGTCAAGCCAG CTCTTCTACTACGGAGGAGAGCAACTGAGCCAGCAGCGGGCGGAGCAGCAGCTAGGGACCCAACTGGCGGCCCTGCAG AAACAACTGGAGCTGGTGGAGGCCAAGCACACCATGCAGGCGGAGACCCTGCGGCAG AGCGCACGGCGGATGGAGGAGGCCTGGGCCAGCTTCCAGGAGCAGAGCGGAGTCTTGCAG GAGTTGCAGGGGAAGGTGATGGAGGCGGCGGCTGCGCTCGACAGCTCGCGCGGCGGCCCGGAGCC GTGCGACTCACAGCCCCGCCGGGGGCAGGACTGCGCGGGCTCGCTCATGGAGGAGGTGGCCAAGGCGGACTGT GACAAGCAGCTGTTCGGCTTGGGTGCAGCGGGCTTCAG GGGCCCCCAGGGCCCAGCGCTGAGCAGCGGTGGGGACAAGTCTGGTCCGGGAGGCCGGCTGTCAGTGTGGCATCTTTACGGACGACGGTTGTGTCAGGCAAGTGCTGCTCTGGGCACACCCTGTTCTGAGCGTGGAGCCCCTCCCTGA
- the TMEM191C gene encoding transmembrane protein 191C isoform X3, with amino-acid sequence MAEAQELLLQLQKDNRDGRLRKQELEELLRGLEAESESLTARLRDLSERERGCGRLLPPPGVRAPRGGGRCADAALAAEPQFPLRSLQRRRSQAERALRGEAREAARERADRARGLLEAAEQRQRDLEQQNRQLQEQWEELSSQLFYYGGEQLSQQRAEQQLGTQLAALQKQLELVEAKHTMQAETLRQSARRMEEAWASFQEQSGVLQELQGKVMEAAAALDSSRGGPEPCDSQPRRGQDCAGSLMEEVAKADCDKQLFGLGAAGFRLWALGALQTLLLLPLGVVALPLLYLALVNPSVLRRGLARRGSDAALRRLRYTLAPLLQLRARGLLPA; translated from the exons ATGGCCGAGGCGcaggagctgctgctgcagctgcagaAGGACAACCGCGACGGGAGGCTGCGGAAGCAGGAGCTGGAGGAGCTACTGCGCGGGCTGGAGGCCGAGAGCGAGAGCCTCACCGCTCGCCTGCGGGACCTGAGCGAGCGCGAGCGCGGGTGCGGGCGGCTCCTCCCCCCGCCCGGCGTGCGGGCACCGCGAGGGGGCGGGCGGTGTGCGGACGCGGCCTTGGCcgcggagcctcagtttcccctccgcAGCCTGCAGCGTCGGCGAAGCCAGGCGGAGCGGGCCCTGCGTGGGGAGGCGCGCGAGGCGGCGCGGGAGCGCGCGGACCGGGCGCGCGGGCTGCTGGAGGCGGCGGAGCAGCGCCAGCGGGACCTG GAGCAGCAGAACCGACAGCTGCAAGAGCAGTGGGAGGAGCTGTCAAGCCAG CTCTTCTACTACGGAGGAGAGCAACTGAGCCAGCAGCGGGCGGAGCAGCAGCTAGGGACCCAACTGGCGGCCCTGCAG AAACAACTGGAGCTGGTGGAGGCCAAGCACACCATGCAGGCGGAGACCCTGCGGCAG AGCGCACGGCGGATGGAGGAGGCCTGGGCCAGCTTCCAGGAGCAGAGCGGAGTCTTGCAG GAGTTGCAGGGGAAGGTGATGGAGGCGGCGGCTGCGCTCGACAGCTCGCGCGGCGGCCCGGAGCC GTGCGACTCACAGCCCCGCCGGGGGCAGGACTGCGCGGGCTCGCTCATGGAGGAGGTGGCCAAGGCGGACTGT GACAAGCAGCTGTTCGGCTTGGGTGCAGCGGGCTTCAG GCTGTGGGCGCTGGGCGCGCTGcagacgctgctgctgctgccgctgggCGTCGTGGCGCTGCCGCTGCTCTACCTGGCGCTGGTGAACCCCTCGGTCCTGCGCCGCGGCCTCGCGCGCCGGGGCTCGGACGCCGCCCTGCGCCGCCTGCGCTACACGCTGGCCCCACTGCTGCAGCTGCGCGCGCGCGGACTGCTGCCCGCCTAG
- the TMEM191C gene encoding transmembrane protein 191C isoform X1, translating to MAEAQELLLQLQKDNRDGRLRKQELEELLRGLEAESESLTARLRDLSERERGCGRLLPPPGVRAPRGGGRCADAALAAEPQFPLRSLQRRRSQAERALRGEAREAARERADRARGLLEAAEQRQRDLEQQNRQLQEQWEELSSQLFYYGGEQLSQQRAEQQLGTQLAALQKQLELVEAKHTMQAETLRQSARRMEEAWASFQEQSGVLQELQGKVMEAAAALDSSRGGPEPCDSQPRRGQDCAGSLMEEVAKADCVSLGGGGLEPRPAPRGHLPHTVGGTPSETPRPHQGPASPYQPHWGPRASRGRPLKNRARLGASPVVPRPHEPLAPGSRPVRGVRQEGVLLSPQDKQLFGLGAAGFRGPQGPALSSGGDKSGPGGRLSVWHLYGRRLCQASAALGTPCSERGAPP from the exons ATGGCCGAGGCGcaggagctgctgctgcagctgcagaAGGACAACCGCGACGGGAGGCTGCGGAAGCAGGAGCTGGAGGAGCTACTGCGCGGGCTGGAGGCCGAGAGCGAGAGCCTCACCGCTCGCCTGCGGGACCTGAGCGAGCGCGAGCGCGGGTGCGGGCGGCTCCTCCCCCCGCCCGGCGTGCGGGCACCGCGAGGGGGCGGGCGGTGTGCGGACGCGGCCTTGGCcgcggagcctcagtttcccctccgcAGCCTGCAGCGTCGGCGAAGCCAGGCGGAGCGGGCCCTGCGTGGGGAGGCGCGCGAGGCGGCGCGGGAGCGCGCGGACCGGGCGCGCGGGCTGCTGGAGGCGGCGGAGCAGCGCCAGCGGGACCTG GAGCAGCAGAACCGACAGCTGCAAGAGCAGTGGGAGGAGCTGTCAAGCCAG CTCTTCTACTACGGAGGAGAGCAACTGAGCCAGCAGCGGGCGGAGCAGCAGCTAGGGACCCAACTGGCGGCCCTGCAG AAACAACTGGAGCTGGTGGAGGCCAAGCACACCATGCAGGCGGAGACCCTGCGGCAG AGCGCACGGCGGATGGAGGAGGCCTGGGCCAGCTTCCAGGAGCAGAGCGGAGTCTTGCAG GAGTTGCAGGGGAAGGTGATGGAGGCGGCGGCTGCGCTCGACAGCTCGCGCGGCGGCCCGGAGCC GTGCGACTCACAGCCCCGCCGGGGGCAGGACTGCGCGGGCTCGCTCATGGAGGAGGTGGCCAAGGCGGACTGTGTGAGCCTTGGAGGGGGCGGGCTGGAGCCGAGACCTGCCCCGCGGGGCCACCTCCCACACACGGTGGGGGGCACCCCATCAGAGACCCCCCGACCCCACCAGGGACCCGCCTCACCGTACCAACCCCACTGGGGACCACGAGCATCACGGGGCCGCCCACTCAAGAACCGCGCCCGCTTGGGAGCTTCCCCTGTGGTGCCGCGCCCCCACGAGCCTCTCGCCCCAGGGTCCCGCCCCGTCCGAGGCGTCCGGCAGGAAGGTGTTCTCTTGTCTCCGCAGGACAAGCAGCTGTTCGGCTTGGGTGCAGCGGGCTTCAG GGGCCCCCAGGGCCCAGCGCTGAGCAGCGGTGGGGACAAGTCTGGTCCGGGAGGCCGGCTGTCAGTGTGGCATCTTTACGGACGACGGTTGTGTCAGGCAAGTGCTGCTCTGGGCACACCCTGTTCTGAGCGTGGAGCCCCTCCCTGA
- the TMEM191C gene encoding transmembrane protein 191C isoform X2 → MAEAQELLLQLQKDNRDGRLRKQELEELLRGLEAESESLTARLRDLSERERGCGRLLPPPGVRAPRGGGRCADAALAAEPQFPLRSLQRRRSQAERALRGEAREAARERADRARGLLEAAEQRQRDLEQQNRQLQEQWEELSSQLFYYGGEQLSQQRAEQQLGTQLAALQKQLELVEAKHTMQAETLRQSARRMEEAWASFQEQSGVLQVRLTAPPGAGLRGLAHGGGGQGGLCEPWRGRAGAETCPAGPPPTHGGGHPIRDPPTPPGTRLTVPTPLGTTSITGPPTQEPRPLGSFPCGAAPPRASRPRVPPRPRRPAGRCSLVSAGQAAVRLGCSGLQGPPGPSAEQRWGQVWSGRPAVSVASLRTTVVSGKCCSGHTLF, encoded by the exons ATGGCCGAGGCGcaggagctgctgctgcagctgcagaAGGACAACCGCGACGGGAGGCTGCGGAAGCAGGAGCTGGAGGAGCTACTGCGCGGGCTGGAGGCCGAGAGCGAGAGCCTCACCGCTCGCCTGCGGGACCTGAGCGAGCGCGAGCGCGGGTGCGGGCGGCTCCTCCCCCCGCCCGGCGTGCGGGCACCGCGAGGGGGCGGGCGGTGTGCGGACGCGGCCTTGGCcgcggagcctcagtttcccctccgcAGCCTGCAGCGTCGGCGAAGCCAGGCGGAGCGGGCCCTGCGTGGGGAGGCGCGCGAGGCGGCGCGGGAGCGCGCGGACCGGGCGCGCGGGCTGCTGGAGGCGGCGGAGCAGCGCCAGCGGGACCTG GAGCAGCAGAACCGACAGCTGCAAGAGCAGTGGGAGGAGCTGTCAAGCCAG CTCTTCTACTACGGAGGAGAGCAACTGAGCCAGCAGCGGGCGGAGCAGCAGCTAGGGACCCAACTGGCGGCCCTGCAG AAACAACTGGAGCTGGTGGAGGCCAAGCACACCATGCAGGCGGAGACCCTGCGGCAG AGCGCACGGCGGATGGAGGAGGCCTGGGCCAGCTTCCAGGAGCAGAGCGGAGTCTTGCAG GTGCGACTCACAGCCCCGCCGGGGGCAGGACTGCGCGGGCTCGCTCATGGAGGAGGTGGCCAAGGCGGACTGTGTGAGCCTTGGAGGGGGCGGGCTGGAGCCGAGACCTGCCCCGCGGGGCCACCTCCCACACACGGTGGGGGGCACCCCATCAGAGACCCCCCGACCCCACCAGGGACCCGCCTCACCGTACCAACCCCACTGGGGACCACGAGCATCACGGGGCCGCCCACTCAAGAACCGCGCCCGCTTGGGAGCTTCCCCTGTGGTGCCGCGCCCCCACGAGCCTCTCGCCCCAGGGTCCCGCCCCGTCCGAGGCGTCCGGCAGGAAGGTGTTCTCTTGTCTCCGCAGGACAAGCAGCTGTTCGGCTTGGGTGCAGCGGGCTTCAG GGGCCCCCAGGGCCCAGCGCTGAGCAGCGGTGGGGACAAGTCTGGTCCGGGAGGCCGGCTGTCAGTGTGGCATCTTTACGGACGACGGTTGTGTCAGGCAAGTGCTGCTCTGGGCACACCCTGTTCTGA